A portion of the Vicinamibacterales bacterium genome contains these proteins:
- the rpe gene encoding ribulose-phosphate 3-epimerase, with amino-acid sequence MIIRLAPSILAADFAALGSAIGAAERGGADLIHVDVMDGHFVPNITIGPPVVRSLRRVTTVPLDVHLMISEPDRYIEAFVEAGASMVSVHVEALHHLNRTVALIKSLGAKAGVAINPATPLGTLEEIAGEVDYVLLMSVNPGFGGQAFLPRSESKVRSLRAMLDRVGNAAPIEIDGGIDLDTVGPVVKAGAEILVAGSAIFHASDITAAARALRRAAEEAAASGSR; translated from the coding sequence GTGATCATCCGCCTTGCTCCGTCGATTCTGGCCGCTGACTTCGCGGCGCTCGGCTCTGCCATCGGGGCCGCCGAACGCGGCGGGGCGGATCTCATCCACGTGGACGTGATGGACGGGCACTTCGTCCCGAATATCACCATCGGGCCACCGGTGGTCCGATCCCTCAGGCGGGTCACGACGGTGCCGCTCGATGTGCACCTGATGATCAGCGAGCCGGACCGCTACATCGAGGCCTTCGTGGAGGCTGGCGCGTCAATGGTCTCGGTCCACGTCGAGGCCCTCCACCATCTCAACCGAACGGTGGCGCTCATCAAGAGCCTGGGCGCGAAGGCCGGCGTCGCCATCAACCCTGCCACGCCCCTCGGCACACTGGAGGAGATCGCGGGTGAGGTCGACTACGTCCTGCTCATGTCGGTGAATCCCGGGTTCGGCGGGCAGGCTTTTCTGCCGCGGAGCGAGTCTAAAGTGAGAAGTCTTCGTGCGATGCTCGACCGGGTCGGTAACGCGGCCCCCATCGAGATCGACGGGGGCATCGACCTCGACACCGTCGGCCCGGTTGTGAAGGCCGGGGCCGAAATCCTCGTTGCCGGTTCGGCGATCTTCCACGCGTCCGACATCACGGCCGCCGCCCGCGCCCTGCGCCGTGCCGCCGAAGAGGCGGCGGCGTCCGGATCCCGCTAG
- a CDS encoding NAD-dependent epimerase/dehydratase family protein encodes MKALVTGVAGFIGSTLAGKLLDNGAQVTGIDCFTDYYPRVTKEANLATLLARPSFDFVESRIQDADLTRLLLPTTHVFHLAAQAGVRKSWGRDFQIYTVNNIEATQVLLEACVGSSIERLVYASSSSVYGDDTPLPMTETAVPAPLSPYGVTKLAAEHMCNLYHANHGVPCVSLRYFTVYGPRQRPDMGFHRFLRAAILDQPITLYGDGEQTRDFTFVLDAVAATIAAGTRGVPGRVYNIGGGSRVSINRVLEIVGHQAGRRLDIRREATQKGDMRDTYADTSRARTDLGFVPSVTIEQGLQAEHAWLAAALNRASVK; translated from the coding sequence ATGAAAGCGTTGGTCACGGGAGTTGCCGGGTTCATCGGCTCGACACTGGCGGGCAAGCTGCTCGACAACGGAGCCCAGGTCACCGGCATCGATTGCTTCACCGACTACTACCCGCGCGTCACGAAGGAGGCGAACCTCGCGACGCTGCTGGCGCGGCCGTCGTTCGACTTTGTCGAGTCGAGGATCCAGGACGCGGATCTGACGCGACTGCTTCTCCCGACGACCCACGTGTTCCACCTGGCGGCACAGGCCGGCGTCCGCAAGAGCTGGGGCCGCGACTTTCAGATCTACACGGTCAACAACATCGAGGCCACGCAGGTCCTTCTCGAAGCGTGCGTGGGGAGCTCGATCGAACGCCTCGTGTATGCCTCGAGTTCCTCTGTCTACGGCGACGACACGCCGCTGCCGATGACCGAGACGGCCGTCCCGGCTCCCCTCTCGCCGTACGGGGTGACGAAGCTGGCCGCCGAACACATGTGCAACCTCTACCACGCCAATCACGGCGTCCCGTGCGTCTCGCTCCGCTACTTCACGGTTTATGGGCCGCGCCAACGCCCCGACATGGGTTTCCATCGCTTCCTGCGCGCCGCCATCCTCGACCAGCCCATCACGCTTTACGGCGACGGTGAGCAGACGCGCGATTTCACGTTCGTGCTCGATGCCGTGGCGGCAACCATCGCGGCTGGCACGCGGGGTGTCCCCGGTCGCGTGTACAATATTGGTGGTGGGTCGAGGGTGTCGATCAACCGGGTTCTCGAGATCGTCGGCCACCAGGCCGGACGTCGGCTGGACATCAGGCGCGAGGCAACGCAGAAGGGCGACATGCGCGACACCTACGCCGACACGTCACGCGCCCGAACCGACCTCGGCTTCGTTCCGTCCGTGACAATCGAACAAGGGTTGCAGGCCGAGCACGCGTGGCTGGCGGCGGCGCTGAACCGGGCATCAGTGAAGTGA
- a CDS encoding PASTA domain-containing protein, whose product MALTTRVWSAGKILLLTVALFSTYVLFAALAARIALRVREVKVPALVGVPLESASAIVVELGMTVKVDESRRVDPKIAAGRIAQQDPPAGETARRGRTIKVWLSSGGRIAAVPRVVGESERTAQLRLQQDGLAVTAVSEIRSNEFPPDTIVAQDPPAQTRAVSVSLLVNRSDRAAAYVMPDLIGVNGARGADILRSGGFRVAVVAQHPYPGVPAGVVIRQSPQAGFQVTPGDTVSLEVSR is encoded by the coding sequence ATGGCACTCACGACCCGGGTCTGGAGCGCGGGGAAGATCCTCCTGCTCACCGTCGCCCTGTTTTCGACATACGTACTGTTTGCGGCCCTTGCCGCGCGCATCGCGCTACGGGTTCGAGAGGTGAAGGTGCCCGCACTTGTTGGCGTCCCGCTGGAGAGCGCCAGCGCCATCGTGGTCGAACTCGGCATGACGGTGAAAGTTGACGAGAGCCGCAGGGTCGACCCGAAGATCGCCGCGGGCCGAATCGCCCAGCAGGATCCTCCGGCCGGCGAAACGGCCCGTCGGGGGCGCACGATCAAGGTATGGCTCAGCTCGGGGGGCCGAATCGCCGCCGTCCCACGCGTCGTGGGAGAGAGTGAACGAACGGCTCAGCTTCGGCTCCAGCAGGATGGCCTGGCCGTCACGGCGGTCTCCGAAATACGGTCGAACGAATTTCCGCCCGACACCATCGTCGCGCAGGACCCGCCGGCGCAGACCCGCGCCGTCTCGGTGTCGCTGCTGGTGAATCGCAGCGACCGGGCGGCCGCATACGTCATGCCGGATCTCATAGGGGTCAACGGTGCCCGCGGGGCCGACATCCTGCGGTCCGGCGGCTTCCGCGTGGCTGTCGTCGCGCAACATCCCTATCCGGGCGTACCGGCCGGAGTCGTCATCCGACAGTCGCCCCAGGCGGGGTTCCAGGTGACGCCCGGGGACACTGTTTCGCTCGAGGTCAGCCGGTGA
- a CDS encoding thioesterase family protein yields the protein MSAPLISDRVSTASLRVRYAETDKMGVVYYANYLVWFEVGRCEWFRTTGLSYRQLEVEGTILPVIEAHCEYRRPVRYDEDVEIRTGATLLSPIRLRFDYEVVLPGAAVPSAAGWTVHAAIDREGRPRRLPPVVRSLFP from the coding sequence ATGTCCGCCCCTCTGATCAGCGACCGTGTCTCGACTGCCTCCTTGCGGGTGCGCTATGCCGAGACGGACAAGATGGGTGTTGTGTACTATGCCAACTATCTCGTCTGGTTCGAGGTCGGGCGCTGCGAGTGGTTCAGGACAACGGGCTTGTCGTACCGGCAACTCGAGGTCGAGGGCACGATCCTGCCGGTCATCGAAGCGCACTGCGAGTACCGCCGGCCGGTGCGGTACGACGAGGACGTCGAGATCCGAACGGGGGCCACGTTGCTCTCCCCCATCCGGCTCAGGTTCGACTACGAGGTGGTCCTGCCTGGCGCGGCGGTGCCCTCCGCTGCCGGTTGGACCGTTCATGCGGCGATCGACCGCGAGGGTCGGCCGCGACGATTGCCACCCGTCGTGAGGAGTCTGTTCCCATGA